The Colias croceus chromosome 23, ilColCroc2.1 genome window below encodes:
- the LOC123702227 gene encoding cell death specification protein 2-like, with protein sequence MVPLLAALPSPSCLPPYCQHILPVRPPLPNTQVPACDTDRRRGEKRPIPAELKDEKYFERRRRNNQAAKKSRDARRMREDQIAWRACLLEQENASLRAHITALRQEAMALRALLAARDEAPVPSSTTD encoded by the exons ATGGTACCACTGCTAGCGGCGCTACCATCACCATCCTGTCTACCACCATACTGCCAGCACATCTTGCCAGTGAGACCACCAC TCCCCAACACCCAAGTACCAGCATGCGATACTGACCGTCGCAGAGGCGAAAAGCGACCCATACCAGCCGAATTGAAAGATGAGAAATACTTCGAGAGACGCCGTCGGAATAATCAGGCTGCTAAGAAGTCCAGGGACGCTAGGCGGATGCGTGAAGATCAG ATTGCGTGGCGAGCGTGTCTACTAGAACAAGAAAATGCATCACTACGTGCCCATATAACCGCTTTACGACAAGAAGCGATGGCTTTACGCGCTCTATTGGCTGCAAGAGACGAAGCGCCCGTGCCATCTTCCACGACGGATTAA